A region of Roseobacter litoralis Och 149 DNA encodes the following proteins:
- a CDS encoding CbbQ/NirQ/NorQ/GpvN family protein, with amino-acid sequence MNMQSPTLGKGAADAPFYMPQGSECELFEAAYETNMPLLLKGPTGCGKTRFVSHMAARLGRPLYTVACHDDLSAADLIGRYLLKGGDTVWADGPLTRAVREGAICYLDEVVEARKDVTVVLHPLTDDRRILPIDRTGETLEAAPGFMLVASYNPGYQNILKTLKPSTRQRFLSATFDFPPMDQEVAIVAQESGLESDRCQNLVRLAGKYRALKGQDIEEGVSTRLVIYTATLIAKGMPLEQAIHAAMIEPLSDDEDVQQGLSDIVTAVFG; translated from the coding sequence ATGAACATGCAATCTCCCACACTTGGCAAGGGGGCGGCTGACGCCCCCTTTTACATGCCACAAGGCTCCGAATGTGAGCTTTTTGAGGCGGCCTATGAAACCAATATGCCGCTTTTGCTTAAAGGGCCGACAGGGTGCGGCAAGACCCGCTTTGTCAGCCATATGGCTGCCCGCCTTGGTCGCCCGCTTTATACCGTGGCCTGTCATGACGATCTATCTGCGGCCGATCTGATCGGGCGCTATTTGCTCAAAGGCGGCGATACGGTTTGGGCCGATGGCCCGCTGACCCGTGCCGTGCGCGAAGGGGCGATCTGTTATCTCGATGAGGTCGTCGAGGCCCGCAAGGACGTCACCGTCGTGCTGCATCCGCTGACCGATGACCGGCGCATCCTGCCGATTGACCGCACTGGTGAAACGTTGGAGGCCGCGCCCGGCTTCATGCTGGTGGCCTCTTATAACCCCGGCTATCAGAATATCCTCAAAACGCTCAAACCCTCGACCCGGCAGCGGTTCTTGTCAGCCACTTTCGATTTCCCCCCGATGGATCAGGAGGTTGCGATTGTCGCGCAGGAAAGCGGGCTGGAGAGCGATCGTTGTCAGAACCTCGTGCGTCTTGCGGGCAAGTATCGCGCGCTCAAGGGTCAGGATATCGAGGAAGGTGTTTCAACCCGGCTGGTGATCTACACCGCAACGCTGATCGCCAAGGGCATGCCGCTCGAACAGGCCATCCACGCGGCGATGATCGAACCGCTGTCCGATGACGAGGACGTGCAGCAAGGCCTGAGCGACATCGTCACAGCAGTCTTTGGCTAA